In Pyxidicoccus xibeiensis, the genomic stretch GGAGGTCCACATGGTGTGTGACACGCCTTATCCGTGCCGGTTCGACCAGGGGCTCCTCAAGGGCTTCGCCCAGCGCTTCGAGCCCACCGCCACCCTCGTCCATGACCTCAGCACGGGGTGCCGGGCGAAGGGCGGCGCGAGCTGCACGTACATCATCACCTGGTAGGGCCGGCTGCGCCGTGGAAGACGCAGCCGGCCGGTGCGGAGCCCTCAGCTCCGAGCTGGAGCCTCGTCCGGGACGGTGCCGAAGCGCCCCGACTCGAAGTCATGAATCGCCTGCAGGATTTCCCGCTGCGTGTTCATGACGAACGGGCCCAGGTGGACGATGGGCTCGCGGATGGGCTCGCCCGCGAGGACGATGACGTGCGTGTCCTCGTCGGCGTGCAGGGTCAGGTGCTCCCCGTCGTTCGCATAGACGGCGAGCTCCCCCGAGACGACGCTCTCGTCCTGGACCGATGCGCGGCCGGTGGCGACGAGCACCATGGCGTTGTGGTGCGAGGGCACCGGCACCTCGAGGTCCGTCCCCGCGCCGAGCCTCACGTCCAGCAGGGTGATGGGCGTGAAGGTCCTCGCGGGACCCCGAGTGCCACCGTACGTGCCGGCGATGATGCGGACCGTGCTGTGGTTGAAACCTCCTTCGACGGGGACGACGGGAATCTGCTCCGCGGTGATGGGCTGGTAGCCGGGCGCGTCCATCTTCCGCGCGCGGGGGAGGTTCACCCAGAGCTGGAGCATCTCGAAGGCGCCTCCGCGCCGGGAGAAACCCTGCTCGTGGTACTCCTCGTGGAGGAGCCCGGACGCCGCCGTCATCCACTGCACGTCACCCGGACCGATGACGCCCGAGTGGCCCGCGGTGTCGCGGTGCGCGACCGAGCCCTCGAAGGCGAGGGTGACGGTCTCGAAGCCGCGATGCGGGTGCCAGCCGACGCCGCGCTGCCCGGCGGCCAGGGCCGGGTACTCGTGGCGAGGATGGAAGTCGAGCAGCAGGAAGGGGCTCACGCGCTCCTGCGTGAGGTGCCCGCTGGGGACGAGGGTGTTCACCCGGAAGCCGTCACCGACCCAGTGAAGCGGACCGCCGCGGTGGACGCTCTCGAGGGTCCGAGGGCGGGGAAGCGTGTGGGAGGGAGCGGGGGTGGAGAGGGGCTGTGTCGTCGTGCTCATGCCAGACACAGTAAGAGCCAGCGGGGCCGCGTAAATGCTCCGCGCCATGATGCTTATCATCACGTCGTGTGATGGAGCGCGTCCTGGCAGAGGGCCGTGAGGCGGTTGGCGGCCCACGTCGCGACAGGCCCCAGCGGCGAGCCCT encodes the following:
- a CDS encoding pirin family protein, which produces MSTTTQPLSTPAPSHTLPRPRTLESVHRGGPLHWVGDGFRVNTLVPSGHLTQERVSPFLLLDFHPRHEYPALAAGQRGVGWHPHRGFETVTLAFEGSVAHRDTAGHSGVIGPGDVQWMTAASGLLHEEYHEQGFSRRGGAFEMLQLWVNLPRARKMDAPGYQPITAEQIPVVPVEGGFNHSTVRIIAGTYGGTRGPARTFTPITLLDVRLGAGTDLEVPVPSHHNAMVLVATGRASVQDESVVSGELAVYANDGEHLTLHADEDTHVIVLAGEPIREPIVHLGPFVMNTQREILQAIHDFESGRFGTVPDEAPARS